The following proteins are co-located in the Hypomesus transpacificus isolate Combined female chromosome 23, fHypTra1, whole genome shotgun sequence genome:
- the LOC124485965 gene encoding uncharacterized protein LOC124485965, whose translation MAHIVHNCAKHAGDMLNIDIESVVNKIFSHFSVSAKRTEELKAVFAFVEEDYHAVRRHVPTRWLSLWPAVQRLHNSWAAIKSYFLSLGECECPKVLWKLLKSDQDGEGHPIELQAYLAFLNNILKVFHDVVLLLEGQDGTICELYDIMQTLKTKLNQRQIDSFFGMETSAIVQQFPDQKAASIKEDMSNFYQTALNYLEKWYDFNDTNYQKKVACLSLKNSFTFTQLSDAVEALHIGGKLDMDELYEEYCVTLPRQPEIVQRRAPVVEKWSTFLKSTKTPNLTAVASFVFSIPITNASVERVFSLMTAAWTDQRNRCSVELIKSEIQVKTNFEYSCKEFYSYALKQKALLEAASSSKKYKAKKII comes from the coding sequence ATGGCCCACATAGTGCACAACTGTGCAAAGCATGCTGGAGACATGCTGAACATTGACATTGAATCTGTAGTCAACAAAATATTCAGCCACTTTTCAGTCTCAGCAAAGCGCACAGAGGAATTAAAAGCAGTGTTCGCCTTTGTGGAGGAAGACTATCATGCTGTACGGCGACATGTACCAACAAGGTGGTTAAGTCTGTGGCCTGCTGTCCAGAGGCTACATAACAGCTGGGCAGCTATCAAGAGCTACTTCTTGTCGCTGGGAGAGTGTGAGTGCCCAAAAGTACTGTGGAAGCTCTTAAAATCAGATCAGGATGGTGAGGGGCATCCCATTGAGCTGCAGGCCTACCTGGCTTTCCTCAACAACATACTCAAGGTGTTCCATGACGTTGTGCTGCTGTTGGAGGGACAGGATGGGACCATCTGTGAGCTCTATGACATCATGCAGACCCTCAAGACCAAGCTCAATCAGCGACAGATCGATTCCTTCTTTGGAATGGAGACCAGTGCGATTGTCCAACAGTTTCCGGACCAAAAGGCAGCATCAATCAAAGAGGATATGTCCAACTTCTACCAGACAGCACTCAACTACCTGGAAAAATGGTATGACTTCAACGACACCAACTATCAGAAGAAAGTTGCCTGCTTGTCACTGAAGAACAGCTTTACATTCACCCAGCTCAGTGATGCCGTGGAGGCCCTACATATAGGGGGGAAACTGGACATGGACGAACTCTACGAGGAGTACTGTGTGACTCTGCCACGCCAGCCGGAAATTGTGCAGAGAAGAGCTCCTGTTGTGGAGAAGTGGTCGACCTTTCTCAAAAGCACGAAGACACCAAACCTGACTGCAGTTGCCTCCTTTGTCTTCAGCATCCCAATAACCAACGCATCTGTAGAGAGAGTGTTTTCCCtgatgactgcagcctggaccgaCCAGAGGAACCGTTGCTCTGTGGAGCTCATCAAGAGTGAAATTCAAGTCAAGACCAACTTTGAATACAGTTGTAAGGAATTCTACAGTTATGCACTTAAGCAGAAAGCCTTATTAGAAGCTGCAAGCTCAAGCAAGAAGTATAAAGCCAAGAAGATCATCTAA